In the Acomys russatus chromosome 13, mAcoRus1.1, whole genome shotgun sequence genome, one interval contains:
- the LOC127196891 gene encoding FAU ubiquitin-like and ribosomal protein S30 produces the protein MQLFVRAQELHTLEVTGQETIAQIKAHVASLEGIAPEEQVMLLAGSPLEDEATLVQCGVEALTTLEVAGRMLGGKVHGSLARAGKVRGQTPKVAKQEKKKKKTGRPKRRMQYNRRFVNVVPTFGKKKGPNANS, from the coding sequence ATGCAGCTCTTTGTCCGCGCCCAGGAACTACACACCCTCGAGGTGACCGGCCAGGAGACAATCGCCCAGATCAAAGCTCATGTGGCCTCACTGGAAGGCATTGCCCCCGAAGAGCAAGTCATGCTTCTGGCAGGCTCGCCGCTGGAGGATGAGGCCACCCTAGTCCAGTGTGGTGTAGAGGCCCTGACCACTCTAGAAGTGGCTGGCCGCATGCTGGGAGGTAAAGTCCATGGTTCCCTGGCTCGTGCTGGAAAAGTGAGAGGTCAAACTCCCAAGGTGGCcaaacaggagaagaagaagaagaagacaggccGGCCCAAGCGGCGAATGCAGTACAACCGTCGCTTTGTCAATGTCGTGCCCACCTTTGGCAAGAAGAAGGGCCCCAACGCTAATTCCTAA